In Sander vitreus isolate 19-12246 chromosome 7, sanVit1, whole genome shotgun sequence, a genomic segment contains:
- the cdk16 gene encoding cyclin-dependent kinase 16: MERMRKIKRQLSLTLGRGGAGGGDRTLSDSINQEATSHSDSEVMSLRGSSGSLKVRGSSSSVQSLLQSYSSSLRKPRGLGRSLSSYLNHTARLEIVHEDVKMSSDGESDLASSSDGVQSPVKVRLRNKKISTEDINKRLSLPADIRLPDGYLEKFNLIGPALFEQPISRRLRRVSLSEIGFGKLETYIKLDKLGEGTYATVYKGRSKLTDNLVALKEIRLEHEEGAPCTAIREVSLLKDLKHANIVTLHDIIHTQKSLTLVFEYLDKDLKQYLDDCGNIIHVHNVKLFLFQLLRGLSYCHQRKVLHRDLKPQNLLINERGELKLADFGLARAKSIPTKTYSNEVVTLWYRPPDILLGSTDYSTHIDMWGVGCIFYEMATGRPLFPGSTVEEELHFIFKLLGTPTEQSWPGVSSNDEFVAYNYPQYRAERLSNHTPRLSSEGVDLLSKFLQFEGKKRISAAESMNHRYFSNLGNKVTALADTTSIFSLPEIQLEKEIIRPAVTPDPANSPAKRRSLLF, encoded by the exons ATggagaggatgaggaagatCAAACGGCAGCTGTCACTCACTCTGGGGAGGGGTGGGGCCGGGGGAGGGGACAGGACGCTAAGTGACTCAATCAACCAGGAAGCGACATCACACAGTGACTCAG AGGTGATGTCTCTTCGTGGTTCTTCTGGAAGTTTGAAGGTCCGAGGTTCCTCTTCTTCCGTTCAGTCTCTCCTTCAGTCGTACAGCAGCTCGCTGAGGAAACCTCGAGGCCTCGGACGCAGCCTGAGCTCCTACCTCAACCACACCGCTCGACTGG aaATCGTCCATGAGGATGTGAAGATGAGTTCAGATGGAGAAAGTGATCTGGCTTCTTCTTCAGACGGCGTTCAGAGTCCAGTTAAAGTGAGACTGAGAAACAAGAAGATCTCAactgag GACATTAACAAACGTCTCTCGTTACCGGCCGACATTCGTCTTCCGGACGGTTACCTGGAGAAGTTTAATCTGATTGGTCCAGCGTTGTTCgagcagccaatcagcagaCGGCTGCGCAGAGTGTCTCTG tcagaGATTGGTTTTGGGAAACTGGAGACGTACATCAAACTGGACAAACTGGGAGAG gggACCTACGCTACAGTGTATAAAGGTCGCAGTAAACTGACTGATAACCTCGTGGCACTGAAAGAAATTCGACTGGAGCATGAAGAAGGAGCTCCGTGTACTGCTATCAGAGAAG TGTCCCTGTTGAAGGACCTGAAACACGCCAACATTGTCACGCTTCATGACATCATCCACACACAGAAGTCCCTCACACTGGTGTTTGAGTAtctg GACAAAGATCTGAAACAGTATTTGGACGACTGTGGAAACATCATCCATGTTCACAACGTCAAA CTCTTTCTCTTCCAGTTGCTGCGAGGTTTGTCGTACTGTCATCAGAGGAAAGTTCTCCACAGAGACCTTAAACCCCAAAACCTGCTGATCAACGAGCGGGGGGAGCTCAAACTGGCAGACTTTG gttTGGCTCGAGCGAAGTCAATCCCGACAAAGACGTACTCTAATGAGGTGGTGACGCTGTGGTACCGACCGCCAGACATCCTGCTGGGCAGCACTGACTACTCCACTCACATCGACATGTG gggTGTTGGGTGTATCTTCTATGAGATGGCGACAGGTCGACCTTTGTTTCCTGGTTCCACGGTGGAGGAGGAGCTTCACTTCATCTTTAAACTCCTGG GTACTCCCACAGAGCAGAGCTGGCCTGGGGTCAGCTCAAATGACGAATTTGTGGCATACAACTATCCTCAGTACAGAGCAGAGAGACTGAGTAACCACACTCCCAG actcAGCAGTGAAGGAGTAGACCTGTTGTCAAAGTTCCTGCAG TTTGAAGGGAAGAAGAGGATCTCAGCAGCCGAGTCGATGAATCATCGTTATTTCAGTAACCTTGGAAACAAAGTGACCGCACTAGCTGACA CCACGTCCATCTTCAGTCTCCCGGAGATTCAACTGGAAAAAGAAATAATCAGACCAGCAGTCACACCTGatccag cAAACAGTCCGGCCAAGAGGCGGAGTCTGCTCTTCTGA
- the rad51c gene encoding DNA repair protein RAD51 homolog 3 translates to MQRSVSSSSLSPSVKMKLVNAGFQFTADLLHLKPLQLSKEASLTQQEALEVLQAVRREGGGGDEAGGGGGGESSSLTALELLQKEEEMKSIVTFSSQLDAALGGGFPVGKTTEICGAPGVGKTQLCLQLAVDVQVPQCFGGVGGQVVYIDTEGSFLLQRVVDIAAAAVRHCSLLVEDDEQRVAMETFTVETILSNMFLVRCHDYVELLAEVHLLPDFLSEHPRVRLLVIDSVAFPFRQHFDDLSQRTRLLNGLAQQLISMATGHGIAVAMTNQMTTRLSGGQSQLVPALGESWGHAPTIRLLLHWAGSRRMAAVFKSPDHKGATVQYQITSEGFRDVGQSEQPPSKRPRTQTVASVASQRDTSC, encoded by the exons ATGCAGAGGTCGGTGTCCAGTTCGTCTCTGAGTCCCAGTGTGAAGATGAAACTGGTCAACGCTGGTTTCCAGTTCACCGCGGACCTGCTGCACCTCAAACCGCTACAACTCAGCAAAG AGGCCAGTCTGACCCAGCAGGAGGCGCTGGAGGTGCTGCAGGCtgtgaggagagagggaggaggaggtgatgaagcaggaggaggaggaggaggagagtcaTCCTCTCTGACAGCTCTGGAGCTCCtgcagaaggaggaggagatgaagagCATCGTGACCTTTTCCTCTCAGCTGGACGCTGCTCTCGGAGGAGGATTTCCTGTCGGGAAAACCACAGAAATCTGTGGAGCTCCGGGAGTCGGAAAGACACAACTGTg CCTGCAGCTGGCGGTGGACGTCCAGGTCCCTCAGTGTTTCGGGGGCGTCGGCGGCCAGGTGGTCTACATCGACACCGAGGGCAGCTTCCTGCTGCAGAGAGTCGTCGACATCGCCGCCGCAGCCGTCCGCCACTGCTCCTTACTGGTCGAAGACGACGAGCAACGAGTCGCCATGGAGACCTTCACCGTGGAAACCATCCTGTCCAACATGTTCCTG GTGCGTTGCCATGACTACGTGGAGCTGCTCGCAGAGGTCCACCTGCTGCCTGACTTCCTGTCGGAGCACCCGAGGGTCCGCCTCCTGGTGATCGACAGCGTGGCGTTCCCGTTCCGGCAGCACTTTGACGATCTGTCGCAGAGGACGCGCCTCCTCAACGGGCTCGCCCAGCAGCTCATCTCCATGGCGACCGGTCATGGCATCGCCGTGGCGATGACCAACCAAATGACCACCCGGCTAAGCGGCGGCCAATCACAGCTTGTCCCCGCCCTCGGGGAGAGCTGGGGCCACGCCCCCACCATCCGGCTCCTCCTACACTGGGCGGGCTCACGTCGGATGGCGGCCGTCTTTAAATCTCCAGATCACAAGGGCGCCACCGTCCAATACCAGATCACCTCCGAGGGATTCAGAGACGTCGGCCAATCGGAGCAGCCCCCGAGCAAACGACCCCGGACACAAACCGTCGCGTCAGTTGCCAGCCAGAGAGACACCAgctgctga
- the LOC144520235 gene encoding galactose-specific lectin nattectin-like — translation MASGLHFMVVLCLTSGLWTGANAENETAPDEYGKCCPPGWTLFYQNCYMFHHGEMDWADAEHFCTIIGGNLASLPTTEEYMLLREGIQLVTGSNKNTWVGGYHAAKEGVWMWSDGSKFDFTGWGKGEPNNEATGNCMEINYNGEDYVNDTNCDQKKSFLCSKPL, via the exons ATGGCATCAGGTCTTCATTTCATGGTggtcctgtgtttgaccagTGGACTGTGGACTGGAGCAAAT GCAGAGAATGAGACAGCACCAG ATGAATACGGTAAATGTTGCCCTCCTGGATGGACTCTGTTTTACCAGAACTGTTACATGTTCCACCACGGTGAAATGGACTGGGCTGATGCAGAG CATTTCTGCACTATTATCGGTGGAAATCTGGCTTCCCTCCCCACTACAGAGGAGTACATGTTACTCAGAGAGGGGATTCAGCTAGTGACTGgctcaaacaaaaacacttggGTCGGAGGCTACCATGCAGCAAAG GAGGGTGTGTGGATGTGGAGTGATGGTTCCAAGTTTGACTTCACAGGATGGGGCAAAGGGGAGCCCAACAACGAGGCAACAGGAAACTGCATGGAGATTAACTATAACg GAGAAGATTATGTCAACGACACAAACTGTGATCAGAAGAAATCTTTCCTCTGTTCCAAACCCCTGTGA